The Rhizobium sp. WSM4643 genome window below encodes:
- a CDS encoding GTP-binding protein has translation MTSADNRLPVTVLAGFLGAGKTTILNHVLRNREGRRVAVIVNDMSEVNIDADLVRDGGANLSRTDETLVELTNGCICCTLRDDLLSEVRRLAAAGRFDYLLIEGTGIAEPLPVAATFSFRDESGAALCDVARLDTMVSVVDAVNLLADYASAEFLRDRGESRDGDDERKLVELLVEQIEFADVVVINKAQDVPHAGLAEVRRIVAALNPDARVIETGFGRLQLDAILNTGLFSEARAARHPLWHKELFGWGDHVPETEEYGISSFVYRSRRPFDPSRLRDFLDRKWPGLIRAKGHFWLATRPDEIGLLSIAGTQCRIDTKGFWWASVPKAQWPRYPQFHQLINRHWDEVWGDRRQELVFIGAGFDEDAIRTALDDCLTGEAAGFNPQTAAGLRDPFPAWQHAHSNVRAS, from the coding sequence ATGACGAGTGCAGACAACAGACTTCCGGTGACGGTCCTTGCCGGCTTTCTCGGCGCCGGCAAGACGACGATCCTCAACCATGTCCTGCGCAACCGCGAGGGGCGTCGGGTTGCCGTCATCGTCAACGACATGAGCGAGGTGAATATCGATGCCGATCTCGTGCGCGACGGGGGAGCAAACCTGTCGCGGACGGATGAGACACTAGTGGAGCTCACCAATGGCTGCATCTGCTGCACATTGCGCGACGATCTCCTGAGCGAAGTGCGCCGTCTCGCCGCCGCCGGCCGTTTCGACTATCTGCTGATCGAGGGCACCGGGATCGCCGAGCCGCTGCCGGTCGCGGCGACCTTCTCCTTCCGCGACGAGAGCGGGGCTGCCCTCTGCGACGTCGCGCGGCTCGACACGATGGTTTCCGTCGTCGATGCGGTCAATCTTCTGGCCGATTATGCGAGCGCGGAATTCCTGAGGGATCGCGGTGAGAGCCGCGACGGAGACGATGAGCGCAAGCTGGTGGAACTGCTCGTCGAGCAGATCGAATTTGCCGATGTCGTGGTCATCAACAAGGCGCAGGATGTGCCGCATGCAGGGCTTGCCGAGGTTCGCCGGATCGTTGCCGCGCTCAACCCCGATGCCCGCGTCATCGAGACCGGCTTCGGCAGGTTGCAGCTCGACGCCATCCTGAATACCGGCCTCTTCAGCGAAGCGAGAGCTGCCCGCCACCCGCTGTGGCACAAGGAACTCTTCGGTTGGGGAGACCATGTGCCGGAGACGGAGGAATACGGCATTTCGAGCTTCGTCTATCGCAGCCGCCGGCCGTTCGATCCCTCCAGGCTGCGGGATTTTCTCGACAGGAAATGGCCGGGCCTCATCCGCGCAAAGGGCCATTTCTGGCTGGCGACAAGGCCCGACGAGATCGGCCTGCTGTCGATCGCCGGCACGCAGTGCCGCATCGACACCAAGGGCTTCTGGTGGGCTTCCGTGCCGAAGGCGCAATGGCCGCGTTATCCGCAGTTCCACCAGCTCATCAACCGGCATTGGGACGAGGTCTGGGGCGACCGCCGCCAGGAACTCGTTTTCATCGGCGCCGGCTTCGACGAAGACGCAATCCGCACTGCGCTCGACGACTGCCTGACCGGTGAGGCGGCGGGCTTCAATCCGCAGACCGCCGCCGGGCTTCGGGACCCGTTTCCGGCCTGGCAGCACGCACATTCAAATGTTAGAGCGTCCTAA
- a CDS encoding DUF4082 domain-containing protein yields the protein MLGPDPSEEAATLPAAPKLTGVTSDADTGSAKTAAAASSSSSLDTASLRLQASIASISVEPSQDGSAATTAAPTALAAPLTAAAAAATPNKIALENLKQGNPISEWGLQGDGGGTIQGFATEISTNIGQTVDFKIATDSTHYRIDIYRMGYYGGNGARKVGSIEQSLTTAQIQPHPIVDMSLGLIDCGNWSVSASWQIPTDAVSGVYFAKLVREDGVEDASIIPFVVRDDASTSNIVFQTSDTTWQAYNAWGGASLYYGEVPVDPANMIGYLPPNCSCGLQAIGRASAVSYNRPIITNTSPIGGSHDYIFGVESSAISWLEQNGYDVSYISGVDATRNGALLLNHDAYLSVGHDEYWSAEQRANVEAARDAGVNLAFWSGNECYWKVRWQSSIDGSGQAYRTMVCYKETWGTSTDPSNVGTGTWRDPRYSDPGQQPENALTGTMFQVDGYRQDTISIPYDYSNLRFWRNTDVSELQEGETYSLVQNLLGYEWDSDVENGFRPAGLIDLSLSSVSVSTYLRDYGATVGDAVATHSLTMYRAASGALVFGAGTVFWSWGLSDDHQGPATSTDRNVQQAMVNMFADMGIQPTTLDASLILATQSTDTLKPTSSVTSPIIGASFLEGQHVTITGTAQDFGGGIIAGVEVSTDGGQHWFKATGRESWSYNWVVQASGTYTITSRAVDDSVNMEAPSAGKQVTVTLPGTQGLWTLADKPAVETAIDRDSVELGLRFQATTAGSVEGIRFYKGFYNIGDHVVSLWSANGTLLATGVSIGESLSGWQTVMFSSPIQIAAGTTYVASYHSSGFYSASQNYFGSPYASGALKAVDGGGVYAYGSNAGTFPGQSLGTGTNYWVDVVFDAGPNSAPVATDDTGLTITRNDSVVISIASLIGNDTDPNGDAMTISAVGNAVNGTVTLNKQNRTVIFTPTNNYSGSASFTYTLSDGRGGTDQGNVSLTVNQGPAGETLFTSSEGPTGASFNEGQSLELGMRFVASSSGMITGIRYYKAAGDTGAHTGSLWTADGTLVATVSFADSGPVNGWQTATFANSVHIAAGTTYVASYSTTSSYVATSGYFTTAHTNGALTALAGSNGVFGNGTNFPTSSYQSSNYWVDVVYNQTSNAVPFAANDNGYTTYSNTALSIAAASLLANDTDADGDPLSITGVNGAINGTVTFNSQTKSVIFTPTAGYTGAASFSYSISDGYGGTASAMVSLTVGTPPGGGTTSSLFTGADTCVTAANDANSVELGVKFIASASGQITGLTYYRSAQDTGTHVGSLWTTSGQVLAQATFINETASGWQTVSFTQPINVTAGATYVASYHSNGFYSATANYFTTDHTNGALTAPSSAASGGNGLYAYGSGSLFPTASYNASNYWVDVLYQQGGAQNAVPVAVNDSGLSTNTGTPINIQASVLLANDTDADGDPLVITGVSGAVNGSVAYDAQTKTVTFTPTAGYSGAASFSYAIADGKGGTASAQVALTINGGQTAGPEQNLFAGDATPSIVSVNDNQPVNLGMKFQADTAGWVTGIRFYKGADNTGPHNGYLWTASGTLLGSVSFGNETASGWQTATLTQQVAVAADTTYVVSYSTNGNYSATGNYFSTDVTNGDLRALGGTNGVYAYGSSGLFPSASYNSTNYYVDVAFRPQLAA from the coding sequence GTGCTTGGTCCGGATCCGTCCGAGGAGGCTGCGACACTGCCTGCCGCTCCCAAGCTTACGGGTGTTACCAGCGACGCCGATACCGGCAGCGCCAAGACGGCGGCGGCGGCCAGCTCTTCCAGCAGTCTCGATACGGCTTCGTTGCGCCTTCAGGCATCGATAGCATCCATCTCGGTGGAGCCGAGCCAGGACGGTTCTGCCGCGACGACTGCGGCCCCGACAGCCCTGGCGGCACCGCTTACGGCGGCCGCGGCTGCGGCGACGCCCAACAAGATAGCGCTCGAAAACCTGAAGCAGGGCAACCCGATCAGCGAGTGGGGCCTGCAGGGCGACGGCGGCGGCACCATCCAGGGCTTCGCTACCGAAATCAGCACGAATATCGGCCAGACCGTCGATTTCAAGATCGCCACCGATTCCACCCATTACCGCATCGATATCTACCGCATGGGCTATTATGGCGGGAACGGCGCGCGCAAGGTCGGCTCCATCGAACAATCGCTGACCACGGCGCAGATCCAGCCGCACCCGATCGTCGATATGTCGCTCGGTCTCATCGACTGCGGCAACTGGTCGGTCTCGGCGAGCTGGCAGATTCCGACGGATGCGGTCTCCGGCGTTTATTTCGCCAAGCTGGTGCGCGAGGACGGCGTCGAAGACGCCAGCATCATTCCTTTCGTCGTGCGCGACGACGCCTCGACCAGCAATATCGTCTTCCAGACGTCGGACACGACATGGCAGGCCTACAATGCCTGGGGCGGCGCCAGCCTCTATTACGGCGAAGTGCCGGTCGATCCCGCAAACATGATCGGCTACCTGCCGCCAAACTGCAGCTGCGGCCTGCAGGCCATCGGCCGGGCTTCGGCGGTCAGCTACAACAGGCCGATCATTACCAATACAAGCCCGATCGGCGGCTCGCACGACTACATCTTCGGCGTCGAATCCTCCGCCATCTCGTGGCTGGAGCAAAACGGCTACGACGTTTCCTATATTTCCGGCGTCGATGCGACGCGCAACGGTGCGCTGCTGCTCAACCACGATGCCTATCTCTCCGTCGGCCATGACGAATACTGGTCTGCCGAACAGCGCGCCAATGTCGAGGCGGCGCGCGATGCCGGCGTCAACCTCGCCTTCTGGAGCGGCAACGAATGCTACTGGAAGGTTCGCTGGCAAAGCAGCATCGACGGCAGCGGCCAGGCCTACCGGACCATGGTCTGCTACAAGGAAACCTGGGGCACGAGCACGGATCCGAGCAATGTCGGCACCGGCACCTGGCGCGATCCGCGTTATTCCGATCCGGGGCAGCAGCCGGAGAATGCGCTGACAGGCACGATGTTCCAGGTGGACGGCTACCGTCAGGATACGATCTCCATCCCCTATGACTATTCGAACCTGCGCTTCTGGCGCAATACCGACGTGTCGGAGCTGCAGGAGGGCGAGACCTACAGCCTCGTGCAAAACCTGCTCGGCTACGAATGGGATTCCGATGTCGAGAACGGATTCCGTCCGGCTGGACTGATCGACCTGTCGCTCTCCTCGGTCTCGGTGAGCACGTATCTGCGCGACTACGGCGCGACGGTCGGCGATGCAGTGGCGACCCACAGCCTGACCATGTACCGGGCGGCAAGCGGCGCGCTGGTCTTCGGCGCCGGCACAGTCTTCTGGTCCTGGGGGCTGAGTGACGACCACCAGGGCCCGGCCACGTCAACCGATCGCAACGTGCAGCAGGCGATGGTCAACATGTTCGCGGACATGGGCATTCAGCCGACCACGCTTGATGCCAGCCTAATCCTTGCGACACAATCGACCGATACGCTGAAGCCCACCTCGTCGGTCACGTCGCCGATCATCGGTGCAAGCTTTCTCGAAGGGCAACATGTGACGATCACGGGCACGGCGCAGGATTTCGGCGGCGGCATCATTGCCGGCGTGGAGGTCTCGACCGATGGCGGCCAGCACTGGTTCAAGGCCACCGGCCGCGAGAGCTGGAGTTATAACTGGGTCGTCCAGGCGAGCGGAACCTACACGATCACGTCACGGGCCGTCGACGACAGCGTCAATATGGAGGCGCCATCGGCGGGCAAGCAGGTGACTGTCACCCTGCCGGGCACGCAGGGCCTCTGGACGTTGGCGGACAAGCCCGCTGTCGAAACGGCGATCGACCGCGATTCCGTCGAGCTCGGCCTGCGCTTCCAGGCGACGACGGCAGGCTCCGTGGAGGGCATCCGCTTCTACAAGGGCTTCTACAATATCGGCGACCATGTCGTCAGCCTCTGGAGCGCCAACGGAACGCTGCTGGCGACCGGCGTGTCGATCGGCGAGTCGCTCTCCGGTTGGCAGACAGTGATGTTCTCCTCACCGATCCAGATTGCCGCCGGCACGACCTATGTGGCCTCCTATCACAGCAGCGGCTTCTACTCCGCCAGCCAGAATTATTTCGGCAGTCCCTATGCCAGCGGTGCGCTGAAGGCCGTCGATGGCGGCGGTGTCTATGCCTATGGCTCCAATGCCGGCACATTCCCCGGCCAGAGCCTCGGCACCGGCACCAACTACTGGGTCGACGTGGTCTTCGATGCGGGGCCTAACAGCGCGCCGGTTGCGACCGACGATACGGGGCTGACCATCACCCGCAACGACAGCGTCGTCATCTCGATCGCCTCGCTCATCGGAAACGATACGGATCCCAATGGCGATGCGATGACGATTTCGGCCGTCGGCAACGCCGTCAACGGCACGGTGACGCTCAACAAGCAGAACCGCACCGTCATCTTCACGCCGACCAACAATTATTCGGGGTCGGCAAGCTTCACCTATACGCTGTCGGACGGGCGCGGCGGCACGGATCAGGGCAACGTCAGCCTCACCGTAAACCAGGGCCCTGCCGGGGAAACGCTGTTTACATCAAGCGAAGGGCCGACGGGCGCAAGCTTCAACGAAGGTCAGTCGCTGGAACTCGGGATGAGGTTCGTCGCTTCGTCCAGCGGCATGATTACCGGCATCCGCTACTACAAGGCGGCCGGCGATACCGGCGCCCATACCGGCTCCCTGTGGACGGCCGACGGCACGCTGGTCGCGACCGTCAGCTTCGCCGACAGTGGGCCGGTGAACGGCTGGCAGACCGCGACATTCGCCAACTCGGTGCATATCGCGGCCGGCACGACCTATGTCGCCTCCTACAGCACGACAAGCTCCTATGTGGCGACATCAGGCTATTTCACGACAGCCCATACCAACGGCGCGCTGACGGCGCTCGCCGGCAGTAACGGCGTCTTCGGCAATGGCACGAATTTCCCGACCTCCAGCTACCAGTCGTCGAACTACTGGGTGGATGTCGTCTACAACCAGACAAGTAATGCGGTGCCGTTCGCCGCCAATGACAACGGCTACACGACCTATTCCAACACGGCGTTGTCGATTGCCGCAGCCAGCCTGCTTGCAAACGACACCGATGCCGATGGCGACCCGCTCAGCATCACCGGCGTCAACGGTGCGATCAACGGAACGGTGACCTTCAACAGCCAGACCAAGTCTGTCATTTTCACACCGACGGCGGGTTATACGGGTGCGGCAAGCTTCTCCTATTCGATCTCGGATGGGTATGGCGGAACCGCCTCGGCCATGGTCAGCCTCACTGTCGGCACGCCGCCCGGCGGAGGCACGACGTCGAGCCTGTTCACCGGCGCCGACACCTGCGTTACCGCCGCCAATGACGCCAATTCGGTCGAACTCGGCGTCAAGTTCATCGCTTCCGCCAGCGGCCAGATCACCGGGCTCACCTATTACAGGAGCGCCCAGGATACCGGCACGCATGTCGGCTCGCTCTGGACGACGAGCGGCCAGGTTCTGGCCCAGGCGACCTTCATCAACGAGACGGCGAGCGGATGGCAGACGGTTTCCTTCACCCAGCCTATCAATGTTACGGCCGGCGCCACCTATGTGGCGAGCTACCATTCGAACGGCTTCTATTCCGCAACGGCGAACTACTTCACGACGGACCATACGAACGGCGCGCTGACGGCACCGTCGAGTGCTGCGAGCGGCGGTAACGGCCTTTATGCCTATGGCTCGGGCAGCCTGTTCCCCACCGCTTCCTACAATGCGAGCAATTACTGGGTCGACGTGCTCTATCAGCAGGGCGGTGCGCAGAATGCGGTTCCGGTCGCCGTCAATGACAGCGGCTTGTCGACCAATACCGGCACGCCGATCAACATCCAGGCCTCAGTGCTCCTGGCCAACGACACCGATGCCGATGGCGACCCGCTTGTCATTACCGGCGTCAGCGGCGCGGTCAACGGCTCGGTCGCCTACGATGCCCAGACCAAGACGGTGACCTTCACGCCGACGGCAGGCTATTCGGGAGCGGCGAGCTTCAGCTACGCAATTGCAGACGGCAAGGGCGGTACGGCGTCGGCGCAGGTTGCGCTCACCATCAACGGCGGCCAGACGGCAGGGCCGGAGCAGAACCTCTTTGCCGGCGATGCAACGCCTTCAATCGTCTCCGTCAACGACAACCAGCCGGTCAATCTCGGCATGAAATTCCAGGCGGACACGGCAGGCTGGGTCACCGGCATCCGCTTTTACAAGGGGGCAGACAATACAGGCCCGCACAACGGCTATCTCTGGACCGCCTCGGGCACATTGCTCGGCAGTGTCAGCTTCGGCAACGAAACGGCAAGCGGCTGGCAGACCGCGACGCTCACCCAGCAGGTCGCGGTCGCCGCGGATACGACCTATGTCGTTTCCTACAGCACCAACGGCAATTATTCGGCGACCGGCAACTACTTCAGCACCGATGTGACGAACGGCGACTTGAGGGCGCTCGGCGGCACCAACGGCGTCTATGCCTATGGGTCGAGCGGGTTGTTCCCGAGTGCCAGCTATAACAGCACAAACTACTATGTGGACGTAGCATTCAGGCCGCAGCTCGCGGCGTAA
- a CDS encoding GTP-binding protein — MNGIERLPVTVLAGFLGAGKTTLLSHVLNNRQGLRVAVIVNDMSEVNIDASLIRDGGCNLSHTTETLIELSNGCICCTLRNDLLAEVRRLAEEGRYDYLLIEGTGIAEPCPIAATFSFRDENGVSLSDFAKLDTMVTVVDAANLLADYSSADLLADRGLQRDGEDRRTLIDLLVDQIEFADVVVINKISDAAEEIRADVRKIVAALNPDARQVETDFGKVSLSTILNTGLFDEAKAAAHPLWHKELYSPGDHVPETEEYGVSSFVYRTRRPFDPMLFRAFLDEPWPGVMRAKGHFWLATRPRHVGLMSAAGVQRRCEPMGLWWAAVPRQDWPSHQQFRQQLESRWHSAWGDRRQELVFIGVGMDETGVRTALDGCLASADPRDWAILEDPFPAW, encoded by the coding sequence ATGAACGGGATCGAGCGGCTGCCGGTAACCGTGCTGGCTGGCTTCCTCGGCGCTGGCAAGACGACGCTCCTCAGCCACGTCCTGAATAACCGTCAGGGCCTGCGGGTCGCCGTCATTGTCAACGATATGAGCGAAGTGAACATAGACGCCAGTCTCATTCGAGACGGCGGCTGCAACCTGTCGCACACGACGGAGACATTGATTGAGCTCAGCAATGGCTGCATATGCTGTACCCTGCGCAACGACCTCCTGGCGGAAGTGCGGCGACTGGCTGAAGAGGGGCGATACGATTATCTGTTGATCGAGGGCACCGGCATTGCCGAGCCATGCCCGATCGCGGCAACCTTTTCCTTCCGCGACGAGAATGGTGTTTCGCTCTCTGATTTTGCGAAACTCGACACGATGGTCACCGTGGTCGACGCTGCAAACCTGTTGGCCGACTACAGCAGTGCCGATCTGCTTGCCGACCGCGGCCTGCAGCGCGACGGTGAGGACCGGCGCACACTCATCGACCTGCTGGTGGATCAGATCGAGTTTGCCGATGTTGTCGTGATCAACAAGATCTCGGACGCGGCCGAAGAGATCCGCGCTGATGTCCGCAAGATAGTTGCCGCGCTCAACCCGGATGCGCGCCAAGTGGAGACGGATTTCGGCAAGGTTTCTCTGTCAACCATCCTCAATACAGGCCTCTTCGATGAAGCAAAGGCCGCCGCGCACCCGCTGTGGCACAAAGAACTGTACAGCCCGGGCGACCATGTGCCGGAAACGGAGGAATACGGGGTCTCGAGCTTTGTCTATCGCACCAGGCGTCCCTTCGACCCCATGCTGTTTCGCGCATTCCTGGACGAGCCCTGGCCGGGGGTGATGCGTGCCAAAGGCCACTTCTGGCTTGCCACGCGCCCGCGTCATGTCGGCCTGATGTCGGCTGCCGGGGTGCAACGGCGCTGTGAGCCCATGGGGCTTTGGTGGGCGGCCGTTCCTCGACAAGACTGGCCGAGCCATCAGCAGTTTCGTCAGCAGCTCGAGAGCCGGTGGCACAGCGCCTGGGGCGACCGTCGGCAGGAATTGGTCTTTATCGGCGTGGGCATGGACGAGACAGGTGTGCGGACTGCACTGGACGGATGCCTCGCCAGCGCCGATCCGCGCGACTGGGCCATCCTCGAAGATCCGTTTCCGGCCTGGTAG